A genomic region of Capnocytophaga canimorsus contains the following coding sequences:
- a CDS encoding rhomboid family intramembrane serine protease translates to MERITQAIKHLIIINVVLFFVAELGLVLHLKELMAIWYFQNPNFHLWQFVTHMFMHGDLMHLFFNMYALWAFGTPLESIWGKQKFLFFYFSCGIGAALMHLGVNYYYYQQGVEALTAVGVPLENINELAAEGKYLVAWSDIVSMSTLKNMVEAYAIPAVGASGAIYGILVAFGMMFPEARLMLFLLPIPIKAKYFIPILVGIDLFSGVTGFSIFGGNVAHFAHVGGALIGFIIMWYWKKNSFNHHRWDK, encoded by the coding sequence ATGGAACGCATCACACAAGCAATTAAACATTTGATAATCATAAATGTAGTTTTATTTTTTGTTGCAGAATTGGGGCTTGTACTGCATCTGAAAGAACTTATGGCAATTTGGTATTTTCAAAATCCAAATTTTCATCTTTGGCAGTTTGTCACCCATATGTTTATGCACGGTGATTTGATGCATTTGTTCTTCAATATGTACGCATTGTGGGCTTTTGGTACGCCTTTGGAAAGCATTTGGGGGAAACAAAAATTTTTATTTTTTTATTTTTCGTGCGGAATTGGTGCTGCACTGATGCACTTGGGGGTCAATTATTACTACTATCAACAAGGGGTAGAGGCTTTAACTGCGGTAGGGGTTCCGTTAGAAAATATTAACGAATTGGCAGCAGAAGGAAAGTACTTAGTAGCTTGGAGTGATATCGTTTCGATGTCAACCTTAAAAAATATGGTTGAAGCCTATGCCATACCTGCTGTAGGGGCTTCGGGAGCAATTTATGGTATTTTGGTGGCTTTCGGAATGATGTTTCCTGAGGCTCGTTTGATGCTTTTTTTACTTCCTATTCCTATAAAAGCGAAGTATTTTATCCCAATTTTGGTAGGAATTGATTTGTTTTCGGGAGTAACTGGATTTTCTATTTTTGGTGGTAATGTTGCGCATTTTGCTCACGTTGGCGGAGCGCTCATTGGTTTCATTATAATGTGGTATTGGAAGAAAAACTCATTTAATCATCACCGTTGGGACAAATAA